The Ectothiorhodospiraceae bacterium BW-2 nucleotide sequence GAACTAGCGCAAAGATCAGCAGTAGCACCACAAAGATCATCTGCGGCACCACAATCCAAAAGGGTGCCTCTTTTATTTTGCGATGCTCATCTTTAAGCTGCCCTAGGAAGATGGTGTGAATCAACCTAAACAGATAGAGGAACGCGATAGGCCCTGCAAGGAAGATAATCACGATCGGCAGACGATACTCAGCACTCATAATGGCGTTATAGAAGATCCAGCGACCGCCAAAACCGGAGAGCGGCGGTACCCCAGAGACAGCAATAATACCGATTAACACCGCAATAAAAGAGAGCGGCATGAGGGTGATCAACCCCCCCATTTGGTACATAAGCCGAGTGCCAGTCCGTTTAGCCACACCACCGATAGAGAGAAAGAGCATCGATTTATAGATGTAGTGGTTAATGACAAACATTAGCGCCATCAGCCAACCTAAGTGGTTCATCAGTGCTAAACCAAACAGCGCATACCCCATTTGACCGATTGAGGAGTAGGCGAGCAGCCGTTTTGCATCCTCCTGAAAGGCGGCCATCAGATTACCAATCAGCGCCGAGAGCGCCCCAATCCAGAGTAGCAGATGGGTCAGTTCTAAACCGTAGAGCTGCTGCTTGCCCATATTTAATAGCAGCATCATTAAACCAAACAGTCCCGCTTTGAGCAGAATCCCCGATACCATCGGTGAGACATCGGTCTCCGCTTCAGCGTGGGCACCTGGGAGCCAGATATGGAGCCCTGCGGCGGCTGTTTTGGTCATAAAACCGATAGCTAGCAGCAGAAAGACCCACGGGGCGACAGGGTCTGAGAGCGATGAGAGCGTGGTTAGCGCCATCTGTGTCTCGCCATTTCCAGCCAGTGCAAAGCCGGTCAGAATCAGAAACGCTCCCCCAAGCGAGAAGGCCAGATAGGAGAGCGCATGGGGCTCCGACTTAGCACCGCGCAGAATCAGATAGTAGGAGCCTATGGTGAGCAGCTCCCAAGCGGCAAAGAAGGTAAAACTATCCTCAGCCACAATTAACATCGCTAACCCAGCGTACATTAACATCGTCGCAGGGTAGAAGCCGAGTCGGCGACCATGGGCATGGTAGCTAGCGAGTAGAATAATCGGGCCACCAACCAAGATAATAATGGCGTAGATAAGCTGCAGCGGGTTGTACTCCTGATAACTCAGTAGAAACCACCCCACCATACCGGCAATCGCCAAACTGTTTTTAACTTTAACTGGCAGCCACTCCAGCAGCAGAAAGCTTAGGGCAAAGAGCAGCGGCAGCGCGTGCAGCAGATTGTTCTGGTTCGAGAGCTCCCCCCAAAGATAGCCAACGCCCCAGCCAGCTAGCAGCGTCGCAAACACGACCGCTAGTTTGTGCGCAGCTAAGACAACCTCCTCAGGCGGCGGCTCCCGTTTTAATACATAGCCGAACCAGCGGAACAGATAGGTCGCCTCCAGTAGCGAACCAAAGAGCATTAATCCCAGAATAAGTAGCCGATCACCGGCGGCTAACGCATGAACTAGCTCCCATTTGGCATAAAACCCGGGAAAAGGTGGCAAGCCGATAAGAAGCGCGATAAAGCTAGCAAAAGCGAAGATAAGCAGTGGATGGCGACGCAGCACGCTCCATGCGCTTAGCTCCCGCCGCTCAATGAGCCCCGATAGCCAGAACAGCCCCGCCTTAGCAATCGCCTGAGCCACCAACACCCCACCGGCAATAAATAGTAGCTGGTCCCCTAGCAGATCGCGCTGTCCGATAATCAGCAGCAGCAGCCCTAACTGGCCGATCGATGAGTATCCGAGCAACCTTCGGTCATCCTGCTGCGATAGCCCTAACAGATTGGCAGCCACAAAGGTAGTGACACCGATGGCACTCAGTAGCGGTAGCCAACTATCCCCCCCCATTAAGACCATCTTATCGACAGCAAAGAGCATCGCCGCTCCGGTCGATACCGAAAAGAGCGCCGCGAAGGCGGGGTGTGCCGACTGATAGATATCGAGCCCCCAACCGTTGGCGGGAAAAGGCTTTAACTCAATAATAATGGCGATAAACATCAAAAAGAGTGCTAACTGCATCGAGGAGTTAGCCAGCGTTGGTAGCGCGCTAATCTCGTCGATATTGAGAGTGCCGGTGGCGTGATAGGCGAAGATAAGGCCAATTAGCAGCATAATCGAGACAACTTGTGCCGCGATAAGGTACTTAAACCCTGCCGATAGCGCCTCCTCTCTTGCCGTTAACAGAATCAGCCCCGCCGTCGCGATAACCATAAGTTCGATAAAGACAAACAGATTAAAGAGATCTCGCGTGAGAATGATCCCCGCCGCCGCCATGGTAAAAATAAGCAGCACCGCCATCGCACGCCGTCCCATACGATAGAGAGTATCGCGTAGATAGATAGCGGCCATCAGCGCAAAGAGGCAGATAAGAGTGAGCATGGCCGCTTCGGCTAGGCCAATTGAGAGGGCGATCGAAAAGGGGGGCAGGTGCCCTGCAGTAAAGATCTGCACCGCAGCTCCACCAGAGTCGGCAAAATAGAGCAGCCACTGCCCCGAAATCGCCCCCATTAGCAGCAGTGCGGCTAGGGTGATCAGATAGGCGCTGTTTCGGCGATGATCCGGCAGCAGCCCCAACAGAAAGGCGGTACCGAGAGCGACTGCGATAATTAACAGTGCGTTTACCACTTCAGATCCTTAAAGTTATCGATATTTAGGGTGCCACGACTCTCGAACAGGCGATAGGCGTAAGCGAGCATGAGCGCAATAATCCCCACGCCGATCACAATCGCAGTCAATACCAGCGCCTGCGGTAGTGGGTCAATAATCAGCCTATCTGCCCCATTGAGTAGAGCCTCGCTATCGAGAATTGGCGCAGTACGGCCATGCATATACCCCACCGCAACCAGCACCATATTGACACCGGTATTGGCGATGGAGAAGGCGATAATCATCCGCAAAATATTTCGGTGCACCAGTGCGCCATAGAGCCCTAGCAGAATCAGCAAAAAGCCGGTAGTCATGGTAATGGTGGTAATCATTGCTCTGGATCTCCGGTTTCGGCGAAGTGAATCAGCATTGAGCTAAACTCCGCCCCCACTTTAAGCCCGATTAGAGAGTAGATGATCGGAATGGCACCAGCGGAGAAGAGTTGACCAAACTCGCCCAGAGGTAGAATACGGTTATCGAGAAAGCCCCCCCCGATAACCATACCGGCCACCCCGATAGAGACAAACAGCAGACCAGAAGTCGATTCGACCCTCGTAATCAGACGATGGCTAAAGTGTCGCATCGGTTCGGAGAGTAGCAGCAGCAGTAGCGCAGAGGCGAGAATAGCCCCCCCCTGAAACCCTCCACCTGGGGTCAAATGGCCATTGATAAAGACATAGACCCCCAGCAGCAGAATGAGTGGCACCAATAGATCTTTGCCGGTAAGCAACAGCTCGCCGGCATCGGGACGCGGCTGCCTCCGATTGACCGGACAGGAGCGGGAGAGCACTAGCCCCACAATCGCCGCCGTCAAGAAGAGGACCGTGACCTCCCCCAGCGTATCAAGACCGCGATAGGTAACAATAATTGAGGTCACAATATTGGCCGCCCCAGTATCACCAGCACTCGCCACTGCATAGTAGTGGCCCGTTTTATTCAGCGACTCATCGGCCTCAAAAGTTAGGTTTAGCGAGAAGAAGATTGTTCCCAAACCGATAAGTAGCAGTACTATTAACGCCTGTTTAATCATCTGCCCCATCCCGCACTCGGCCTAGTACAAAGAAGAAGAGAAAGGTGGTCAAGCCACTACCAATCGCCGCCTCTGTCATCGCCACATCGGGAGCGGCGAGCAGGAGAAACTGCACCGAAGCGAGCAGCCCCACAAGTCCAGAGGCAAGGATGGTTATCGGCAGCGAACGCCTGCCGCCGACCGCCATCACTGCCGCTATCAACATCGCGACGGCAACCATTAGCGCTATCGCCTCCACGATAAGTGTCATTGATGTGCCTCCTGCCGTTCATCCTCTTCCAGTTTATCGACCCGATTGAGGGGAGAGAGCCTGATACCGACGCGGTGCGATGATCGGGCAAGAACCTGGGATGAGAGTGGATTGGTAAAGATTAAAAACAGACCGATCAGCAGCAACTTCCACCCCCATTCGGGCTGTAAGCAGGCGATACCAAACAGACTGAGCAGCGTACCGAGTGTGGTGGCCTTAGTGCCTGCCTGAATACGGTTATAGATGTCGGGCATCCTCACCAAACCCAAACCGCCTAGCAGCAGAAACAGCGTCCCCACCATCAGTGAGACTCCGCCGACTAAACTAAGAATAGATTCCATTAAAATCCACGCTCCTGATAGCGAGCAAAGGCGATAACGCCCAAAAATGAGAGCAGGGCATAGACCAGAGCGACATCTAGGTAGATGCCACGATCACTCACCCAAGCGATAAGAACGATAAGGGTAATTGAGATAATGGTTAACACATCAAAGGCCACGACCCGATCAACGGCTGTCGGCCCCTTAACAAATCGCCACAGTGTTAACAAAAACGCCACACCGGTAAAGAGTGCCGACACGATAACCAATCCATCAACCATAAATAATCTCCAGATAGCGCTCAAATCCAGCAACAATCGTGGCGGTCGCCACCTCAATATCGTCGCTCTCGACTCTGACCCAGTGGACATAGAGCCACTCATCTTCGATCTTGACCGTCAATGTTCCCGGAGTGAGGGTAATGGAGTTAGCCAGCATTAGGCGTCCCATGCGACTTTTCAACCGAGTACGCACCTTAACAATACCCGGATTAAGCGGCAGAGCCGGATTGAGGACAATCGCCGCTAGCTTAAAATTGGCAACCGTTAGCGCCTTAAAGAAGTAGCCGTAGTAGAGGAATCCCGCCTTTACAGCCGCCGCGCTAAACCGAAACTCAGTAAAAAATGAGAGCGAATGTCTGAATAGGATGACAATCACGGCAGAGGCGATCACACCGCTCGCCACCACATCAAACTCGACCGAACCGTTGAGCATCAGCCAAAATATGAGCAGAGTCGCAAACATCACCAGCTGCCTGAGCTGTATCATTAAAGTCACCGGCCTCTTAAGTTATAAGGTTACACTAAGCTATCCAACGAGCCGCCATTGTAGCAGCCGAATATTACAGAAATATCACACGAAGCAATTTTTTTTGCCCCAGAGGGGGGGAGAGCTCGGTGCCAAACAGAAAACTGGCCGCCACTCTACAGCAACGGCCAGCTATCGACACTGATTTAAATCAAATCAAGCCAAGAACGAGCCTAAAACTCTCCGGTAGCTCCAGCGATCATCACGTCCAGCATCGCCTGATTGACCCGAATTGCGGTCTCAACGACTTGAGGTGGAAGCAGTTTGCTGTTAATTAACATATCGAGATTCAACATCATCAGCCAAGTAACCCCCTCCTGATCTTCAACCATGGAGATACGGCAGGGCATATAGCTCGCGAAGATCGGATTAGCGATAATCATCTCCCGCGCATCCATCGGATCACAAAATTGATAGATACTTAGGTGTGGCGATTCGACATCACGAGCGGCTAGCTCCTGCGACACCTGCTGCTCTCCCACCATCTTCAGGTTGAGCTCCACCGCTTTAGAGCGCATCGCATCGATAGCATCCTCAATGCTCACCCCATCTTTAAGCGGCATCTGCGCTACCGTTTGGGTGATATCTGAGATCGTTAGTTGGTCTGTAACCACCTTTTTGCTCTGCTTCGCCGCTGCCTCTTTGGCCGCCGCCATACGGGCAACCATCCGCTCATCGACCCTCGGCAGATAGGCATCAGCGCCGTTAATAATACGGCGATCATCTAGCGAAGCGGCATAGGCGGTCAAATTGATAATATCCTCGTCGCTAAAACGATCAAACAGGGTGTCATCTGGGTCATCATCGTGAATACGCAACCGAGTCTGAAACATCTTTAGGTTCTGAAACAGATACTCGGTGTGTTGTCCAGCTATCGCGGGAACACCGCGAGAGTCTTTGCCAAAGCCATCGCGGCGGTGACAGAAGCGGCACTCATCATCGTAGATCGCCTCCCCCTTTACCCTATCGCCACCAAGACTAGGTTTAATATCGAACTGAGCATCACGAGAGAGATCGATCGAAGAGAGGTAGTAGGCGACATCTTCAATATCCTGAGCAGACATTGAGCCGATACCGGAAGTCATCATCATGGTCGGATTGACTCGAACTCCCCCCTTATACTCGTTAATGGCCTTAATCAGATAGTCCTCGCTCAAACCGGCAAGGCGGGGCGAGAGGCGTCCAGGGGTTCCCTGGCCATACTGGCCATGACAGATAGCACAATTTTTGTTAATCAAATAGCCATTTTCCAAATTGGCCGCTAAGAGCGAGGTACTCATCAGCACAAGTACCATTACAATAAAGTATCGTTTCATCATTCAATATCCTGATAGTTTTGCAGTGTAAGTTTTGCGTATGCGAAAAGCGTTAAAAGCAGCCATTGTGCGAATTTTATAACAAAAGTCAACAACAACCCCAACAATCAACAAATAACCATAATATAATATAATAATATTATTATATATCACTTTTCTTAACCTCGTAACCGCGATATAAAGCTATTGCATAACCGGTCAACGCTATGTTAACTTCACACACGAATGGTTAACATCTAAACTTAAACGCAAAAGTTATTTTATTGAAGATATGAAAAAGCCAAGTATCAAGCAGTTGGCAGTGGGGGGAGTGATATTTCTGGCTGGCGTATTGTCGCTAGGCGGGGTCAACGCCTTCTTTGCCTACACCAACGGAAGCTGTCAAGTAATTTGAGACCAGTTGTTAAAAAAATAAAGCTCTAAATCTAGCCGGTGATTGCCACTGCCCTCACCGGCAAATTTCGCCTATGTTGAGTCATGACGCAACAAGGAGCGAACATGACCCTCATGGCCCTTTGCCGCAAGAGCCAAGCCCTTCAGCAAGGGGGAGCTGCAAGGCGAACTGCAACCCCTAATCTAGGAACCTCCCTCCTGCACCGCGTTACCCACAGCCCGCCCCCCTACGATAATAAGGGGGTCTCCGGGGGGCGGGCTATGGATAACGCTCTGTCATTCAGCCACCACAACCGGCTAAAGCCATCGACGATAGACCCACTAGCGGCACCGTCACTCATCTCTCCTTCGCTCTATTCAGGGTTGGATAGTTGACCTCCAGCGACCCCACCCCCTCCTCCGGTAGAGCGGGGTTAATCCATACCTCAGTAGGGGGTTGCTTAACCTTGGGCTCACCATGAATAAAGCGTTTCGGATGCTGCTGATAGGCCTGCTTCAGCGCCTGTTCACGCTGCTCGCTAACCTCCTTGTAACGACCGGTAAATACCTGCTCTGGAGTGAACCACGCAATCCCTCGATGGTGGTGGTGGAAACAGTACCAGTCAACATAGTCACTAAACCATATTCTGGCATGGTCAACTCCTGTAAATCGTTGAGGATAATCGGGTTGTTGCTTGAGTGTTTTAAATTGACTCTCGCTAAACGGATTGTCGTTACTGACTCGTGGACGGCTGTGGGAGCAGGTGATCCCCAGTTCGGCCATCAAGTCGAGATAGCCTCTGGCGGTCATCGGCACACCTCTATCCTGATGCAGTGTTAAGCCACTGAGCGCGACCCGATAGCGAGCCGCTGCGTCACTGATTAACAGCTTGGAGAGCTCACTATTCTCCTTCCTTGAGACCATCCAAGCCACAATAAAACGGCTGTAGAGATCCATCACCACATAGAGATTCAAGAAGTTACCCTGCTCTGTGGTGGGAAGCTTAGTGATATCCCATGTCCAAACCTCATTCGGGCGGGTCGCCCGTAATCGGGGGATAGCGTGTGATTTGGCCGGTTTTTGAGCTCGCCGCTCTCCCGTCTGTTGATTAGCACGAAGGATCCGATACATCGTACTGATTGAACAGTAATATTTCCCTTCATCCAGCAGGCTAGCATAGATCTCTGCCGGAGGTTGGTCATAGAATCGTTCGCTGTTCAAAAGCCCCAGAACGGCTTGCCTCTCTGCCTCACTCAGCGCATTGGCTGCGACGGGTCTTGGAAGGCTCGCTCGGGGGGAGACAACCGGAGCCTGTCGGCGGTAGTAGCCTGCACGCGAGAGCGCTAGGCTATCGCAAGCGGCTCTTATGCTCACCGAACTGGGGCACTCTTTTTCAACTAATCTCATAAGCTTATCTCTGTGTTCATCTGCTCCAATAAGCTGAAGGCTTTTTTTTGGAGCGCAATCACCCCTTCGGTCTGCTGTAACCGTTGGCTAAGACGCTGAATTTCCTTCTTTAAACGCTCTATCTCCTTATCTCGCTTGTCTAGGCTCGGTTTGCGACCACTCTGTTTCCCTTTCAGGCCAGCCTGCCCCTGTGCTTGCAGTTGTCGGCGCCATTTGGTCAGATGGGAGCTGTAGATCTGCTCTTTGCGCAGCAGCTCGCCTAGCTGACCCGGCTCCTTGCACTGCTCTGCTTCTGCTAGGATCCGAAGCTTCTCTTCCTCACTAAATTTGCGGTAGGAGCGCTTCTCTTCATCGGGGTCGGTAACCTCGTTGGAGGGTAAAACGGTAGTATCTTTGGGCATCGTGTATCTCCTCTGTTGCCCCCCTGATTCTACATTCATTTCTCATCAGGGGTGGTCTCAGGGTATCTTGACACTCAGGGCCAACGAGATGGAGTTCTGCATTAGCTGCCACACGATGCAGGTTAACTACAAAGAGTACCAACAGACATGGCACTACAAAAACCCCTCCGGCGTCCAAGCCACCTGCGCTGACTGCCATGTGCCGAAAGAGTTCTTCCCCAAGGTGAAGGCCAAAATTCTAGCGGTGAAGGATATCTACCACGAAATCATCGGCACTATCGATACGCCAGAGAAGTATGAAGCCCACCGCTGGGATATGGCTAGCCGAGTCTGGGCTAAAATGGAGGCGAGCGATTCACGCGAGTGTCGTAGCTGCCACGATTACGGCAATATGGATACCGCTGAACAGGGCAGATTAGCCCGGAAAAAGCATGATCGTGCAGCGCTAGAGGGTAAAACCTGTATAGAGTGCCATAAAGGGCTTGCTCACGAACTTCCAGTCGAGCCTGAACAGCTCGACAATGCAGCCTCGGCTGCCCCACCACAACTTTCGCTGAACACCAAAGAGAGTTTTCATTAAACCACGAGGAGAGATGATAGATGAAATTTAAACTCATCATGCATAGTCTGCTAGTTGCCGGTGCTGTCACCATGGCAACTTCGGCCACTGCGGCAACCCCAACCGCCGAAATGCTCGGCAATACCTGCGCCGGCTGCCACGGTATCGATGGCTCCAGTAACGGCCCGGCGATTCCTAGTATCGCCGGTATTGATGTTGACTATTTTATCGAGTCGATGACATTGTATCAATCTAACGAGCGCCCCTCGACCATTATGGGTCGTATCGCCAGAGGCTACACTGCACAAGAGATCGAGCTAATGGCAGAGTTTTTTAACACCAAAAAGTTAAAAACGATCGATCAGACAACCGATGCTGCTTTAGCGGCAAAAGGTGCCTCGCTGCATGATCGTTTCTGCGAAAAGTGTCACGAAGAGGGTGGCAGGATCGCTGATGGTTCGGCTATTTTAGCCGCACAGATGCTGCCCTACCTTGAGTACTCCATGACCGACTTTAATAGCGGTATGCGTGATATGCCACGCAAGATGAAGAGCAAAATGCAGGATGTCAAAGAGAAGTATGGCGACGACGGCTTTAAACAGCTTGTCCACTTCTACGCCAGCCAAAAGTAATTGAGGAGGATATCTAATGAGTCAATTTACCCGTCGTAATTTTCTAAAACTCTCCGGTGCGGCTGCGGCCGTTAGTACCTTTGCCTGCTCTACCGCTCCGGCTATCGCTAGCAACAAAAAGAGGGTAGTCGTTGTCGGGGGCGGTATTGGGGGGGCTACGGCCGCCAAATATCTGCGCCTAATGGATAGCAGCATCGAAGTTACCCTCATTGAGGCTAATAAGGATTACTACACCTGCTTTATGAGCAATGAAGTCCTCAGTGGCGAGCGCGATATTGACAATATCAAGTTTGGCTACAGTGGCCTAAAAGGGCATGGTGTGACTGTGGTCCACGCCAAAGTGACCGGAATTGATGCCGATAAACAGAGGGTGATGACCGATAGCGGCGACACATTTGCTTATGATCGCTGTATCGTCTCCCCTGGGGTCAGTTTCCGCTACGATCTAATTGAAGGCTATGACGAAACCGTCGCCGAAACGATTCCCCATGCTTGGAAAGCCGGCTCCCAAACCGTCACCCTACGCAAGCAGTTAGAGGCGATGCAGGATGGCGGCACAGTCGTGATTGCCCCTCCCCCCAACCCTTTCCGCTGCCCTCCTGGCCCCTATGAGCGGGCCTCTCAAATTGCTCACTACCTCAAAAGCCACAAGCCGAAATCGAAACTTTTGATTGTCGATCCTAAGCCGGCCTTCTCCAAAAAGGGGCTGTTTGAAGCTGGCTGGCGTAAATATTACGGCTACGGCACCTCCAATGCCATGATTGAGTGGCATAGCACCCCTAGCGGCTCTGATGACAATGTGTTGAAAGAGCTTGATGCCTCAACCAAAACCATTATGACTGGCTTCAATGAGTATAAAGCTGATGTACTCAATATCATTCCAGCTCAAACGGCTGGGATGATTGCCAAAACTGCCGGCCTGACAGATAACTCTGGCTGGTGTCCTGTCAATATGATGACATTTGAGTCAACTCTACAGAAAAATATCCATGTTATCGGTGATGCGGCGATCCAAAGTCCACTACCTAAATCGGGGTACGCTGCGAACTCCGAAGCTAAGGTCTGCGTTTCGGCCATTATTGCCCTGCTCAATGACATGCAGGTGCCACAGCCCTCCTATGTCAACACCTGCTACAGCGTGATCCACCCCGGAGACGGCATCTCGGTGGCTGCTGTCTATCGCTACAATAACGCTACCGGCAAGGTTGAATCGGTTGAAGGGTCGGGCGGCCTGACACCGGGGTACGATGATACCACCATGGAGATGCGTGCCCGTGAAGAGCAGTACGCCCACTCTTGGTTTAACAACATCACTGCCGATGTCTTTAGTTAAACCGTTCAGAGCAGCACGCTGATAAAACGGGGCACATCGCCCCGTTTTTTTTAGCCGCAATGTGCGAAAATAGCCCCGTTCAACTAACGGAGATAGAGATGAGTGCCAAAATCATTGACGGCAAGGCAGTTGCAGCCCAACTACGGTATCAACTTCAACAACAACTTTCCCATCACCGACAACAGGGCTCTGCCCCCCCCGGCCTAGCTGTCATACTCATTGGAGACGATGCGGCATCGACGCTCTATGTCGCCAATAAACGCAAAGCGTGTGCCGAAATCGGTATCCATTCGATAGCGCACGATCTACCAAATAGCACAACAGAGAGTGAACTACTGCATCTTATCGATACTTTAAATGCTGAT carries:
- a CDS encoding IS3 family transposase, translating into MRLVEKECPSSVSIRAACDSLALSRAGYYRRQAPVVSPRASLPRPVAANALSEAERQAVLGLLNSERFYDQPPAEIYASLLDEGKYYCSISTMYRILRANQQTGERRAQKPAKSHAIPRLRATRPNEVWTWDITKLPTTEQGNFLNLYVVMDLYSRFIVAWMVSRKENSELSKLLISDAAARYRVALSGLTLHQDRGVPMTARGYLDLMAELGITCSHSRPRVSNDNPFSESQFKTLKQQPDYPQRFTGVDHARIWFSDYVDWYCFHHHHRGIAWFTPEQVFTGRYKEVSEQREQALKQAYQQHPKRFIHGEPKVKQPPTEVWINPALPEEGVGSLEVNYPTLNRAKER
- a CDS encoding DUF4040 domain-containing protein is translated as MTLIVEAIALMVAVAMLIAAVMAVGGRRSLPITILASGLVGLLASVQFLLLAAPDVAMTEAAIGSGLTTFLFFFVLGRVRDGADD
- a CDS encoding cation:proton antiporter; this translates as MITTITMTTGFLLILLGLYGALVHRNILRMIIAFSIANTGVNMVLVAVGYMHGRTAPILDSEALLNGADRLIIDPLPQALVLTAIVIGVGIIALMLAYAYRLFESRGTLNIDNFKDLKW
- a CDS encoding NADH-quinone oxidoreductase subunit F, coding for MVNALLIIAVALGTAFLLGLLPDHRRNSAYLITLAALLLMGAISGQWLLYFADSGGAAVQIFTAGHLPPFSIALSIGLAEAAMLTLICLFALMAAIYLRDTLYRMGRRAMAVLLIFTMAAAGIILTRDLFNLFVFIELMVIATAGLILLTAREEALSAGFKYLIAAQVVSIMLLIGLIFAYHATGTLNIDEISALPTLANSSMQLALFLMFIAIIIELKPFPANGWGLDIYQSAHPAFAALFSVSTGAAMLFAVDKMVLMGGDSWLPLLSAIGVTTFVAANLLGLSQQDDRRLLGYSSIGQLGLLLLIIGQRDLLGDQLLFIAGGVLVAQAIAKAGLFWLSGLIERRELSAWSVLRRHPLLIFAFASFIALLIGLPPFPGFYAKWELVHALAAGDRLLILGLMLFGSLLEATYLFRWFGYVLKREPPPEEVVLAAHKLAVVFATLLAGWGVGYLWGELSNQNNLLHALPLLFALSFLLLEWLPVKVKNSLAIAGMVGWFLLSYQEYNPLQLIYAIIILVGGPIILLASYHAHGRRLGFYPATMLMYAGLAMLIVAEDSFTFFAAWELLTIGSYYLILRGAKSEPHALSYLAFSLGGAFLILTGFALAGNGETQMALTTLSSLSDPVAPWVFLLLAIGFMTKTAAAGLHIWLPGAHAEAETDVSPMVSGILLKAGLFGLMMLLLNMGKQQLYGLELTHLLLWIGALSALIGNLMAAFQEDAKRLLAYSSIGQMGYALFGLALMNHLGWLMALMFVINHYIYKSMLFLSIGGVAKRTGTRLMYQMGGLITLMPLSFIAVLIGIIAVSGVPPLSGFGGRWIFYNAIMSAEYRLPIVIIFLAGPIAFLYLFRLIHTIFLGQLKDEHRKIKEAPFWIVVPQMIFVVLLLIFALVPGLALRRVDEWLVQYFADTPLGWEGLTITSPFGYWSPISIMIIIGVIFMTLFSWLLFVNRRAQKVKQFNIVFSAERPYRPETTHFAWNFFAPYRKALGFLTLPLATRFWQTVTDLLHTLADFVRRIYDGSGQSYAIHLVAFIVVVFLLQGRI
- a CDS encoding DUF302 domain-containing protein translates to MMKRYFIVMVLVLMSTSLLAANLENGYLINKNCAICHGQYGQGTPGRLSPRLAGLSEDYLIKAINEYKGGVRVNPTMMMTSGIGSMSAQDIEDVAYYLSSIDLSRDAQFDIKPSLGGDRVKGEAIYDDECRFCHRRDGFGKDSRGVPAIAGQHTEYLFQNLKMFQTRLRIHDDDPDDTLFDRFSDEDIINLTAYAASLDDRRIINGADAYLPRVDERMVARMAAAKEAAAKQSKKVVTDQLTISDITQTVAQMPLKDGVSIEDAIDAMRSKAVELNLKMVGEQQVSQELAARDVESPHLSIYQFCDPMDAREMIIANPIFASYMPCRISMVEDQEGVTWLMMLNLDMLINSKLLPPQVVETAIRVNQAMLDVMIAGATGEF
- a CDS encoding monovalent cation/H(+) antiporter subunit G, which translates into the protein MESILSLVGGVSLMVGTLFLLLGGLGLVRMPDIYNRIQAGTKATTLGTLLSLFGIACLQPEWGWKLLLIGLFLIFTNPLSSQVLARSSHRVGIRLSPLNRVDKLEEDERQEAHQ
- a CDS encoding butanol dehydrogenase; the encoded protein is MEFCISCHTMQVNYKEYQQTWHYKNPSGVQATCADCHVPKEFFPKVKAKILAVKDIYHEIIGTIDTPEKYEAHRWDMASRVWAKMEASDSRECRSCHDYGNMDTAEQGRLARKKHDRAALEGKTCIECHKGLAHELPVEPEQLDNAASAAPPQLSLNTKESFH
- a CDS encoding sodium:proton antiporter: MIKQALIVLLLIGLGTIFFSLNLTFEADESLNKTGHYYAVASAGDTGAANIVTSIIVTYRGLDTLGEVTVLFLTAAIVGLVLSRSCPVNRRQPRPDAGELLLTGKDLLVPLILLLGVYVFINGHLTPGGGFQGGAILASALLLLLLSEPMRHFSHRLITRVESTSGLLFVSIGVAGMVIGGGFLDNRILPLGEFGQLFSAGAIPIIYSLIGLKVGAEFSSMLIHFAETGDPEQ
- a CDS encoding cytochrome c4; amino-acid sequence: MHSLLVAGAVTMATSATAATPTAEMLGNTCAGCHGIDGSSNGPAIPSIAGIDVDYFIESMTLYQSNERPSTIMGRIARGYTAQEIELMAEFFNTKKLKTIDQTTDAALAAKGASLHDRFCEKCHEEGGRIADGSAILAAQMLPYLEYSMTDFNSGMRDMPRKMKSKMQDVKEKYGDDGFKQLVHFYASQK
- a CDS encoding twin-arginine translocation signal domain-containing protein, which codes for MSQFTRRNFLKLSGAAAAVSTFACSTAPAIASNKKRVVVVGGGIGGATAAKYLRLMDSSIEVTLIEANKDYYTCFMSNEVLSGERDIDNIKFGYSGLKGHGVTVVHAKVTGIDADKQRVMTDSGDTFAYDRCIVSPGVSFRYDLIEGYDETVAETIPHAWKAGSQTVTLRKQLEAMQDGGTVVIAPPPNPFRCPPGPYERASQIAHYLKSHKPKSKLLIVDPKPAFSKKGLFEAGWRKYYGYGTSNAMIEWHSTPSGSDDNVLKELDASTKTIMTGFNEYKADVLNIIPAQTAGMIAKTAGLTDNSGWCPVNMMTFESTLQKNIHVIGDAAIQSPLPKSGYAANSEAKVCVSAIIALLNDMQVPQPSYVNTCYSVIHPGDGISVAAVYRYNNATGKVESVEGSGGLTPGYDDTTMEMRAREEQYAHSWFNNITADVFS
- a CDS encoding cation:proton antiporter (subunit F of antiporter complex involved in resistance to high concentrations of Na+, K+, Li+ and/or alkali), which encodes MVDGLVIVSALFTGVAFLLTLWRFVKGPTAVDRVVAFDVLTIISITLIVLIAWVSDRGIYLDVALVYALLSFLGVIAFARYQERGF